One segment of Nomascus leucogenys isolate Asia chromosome 20, Asia_NLE_v1, whole genome shotgun sequence DNA contains the following:
- the LOC100591490 gene encoding LOW QUALITY PROTEIN: putative cytosolic acyl coenzyme A thioester hydrolase-like (The sequence of the model RefSeq protein was modified relative to this genomic sequence to represent the inferred CDS: inserted 2 bases in 1 codon; substituted 1 base at 1 genomic stop codon): MSGPDIKTPSAIQICRIMRPDDAXCGPQCLGRTILKMIEEAGAIISTRHCNPQNGERCVAALARVEXTDFLWPMCIGEVAHVSAEITYTSKHSVEMQVNVMSENILTGAKKLTNKATLWYAPLSLTNVDKVLEVPPVVYFRQEQEEEGQKRYETQKLERMETNWRNGDILQPVLNPEPTTVSYSQSSLIHLVGPSYCTLHSFLHEGVTMKVMDEVTGILAARHCKTNLVTASMEAINFHDKIRKGYIKTISGRMTFTSNKSVEIEVLVDADCVVDSSQKHYRAASVFT; the protein is encoded by the exons ATGTCTGGCCCAGACATCAAGACGCCGTCCGCCATCCAGATCTGCCGGATCATGCGGCCAGATGACGC ATGTGGCCCGCAATGTCTAGGCAGGACCATCCTGAAGATGATCGAGGAGGCGGGCGCCATCATCAGCACCCGGCATTGCAACCCCCAGAACGGGGAGCGCTGTGTGGCTGCTCTGGCTCGGGTTGAGTGAACCGACTTTCTGTGGCCCATGTGCATCGGTGAGGTGGCCCACGTCAGCGCGGAGATCACCTACACCTCCAAGCACTCTGTGGAGATGCAGGTCAACGTGATGTCCGAAAACATCCTCACAGGTGCCAAAAAGCTGACCAATAAGGCCACCCTCTGGTATGCGCCCCTGTCGCTGACGAACGTGGACAAGGTCCTCGAAGTGCCTCCTGTTGTGTATTTccggcaggagcaggaggaggagggccaGAAGCGGTACGAAACCCAGAAGCTGGAGCGCATGGAGACCAACTGGAGGAACGGGGACATCCTGCAGCCAGTCCTCAACCCAGAGCCAACCACTGTCAGCTACAGCCAGTCCAGCTTGATCCACCTGGTGGGGCCTTCATACTGTACCCTGCACAGCTTCCTGCATGAAGGCGTGACCATGAAGGTGATGGATGAGGTCACCGGGATCTTGGCTGCACGCCACTGCAAGACCAACCTCGTCACAGCTTCCATGGAGGCCATTAATTTTCACGACAAGATCAGAAAAGGCTACATCAAGACCATCTCGGGACGCATGACCTTCACGAGCAATAAGTCCGTAGAGATCGAGGTCTTGGTGGACGCCGACTGTGTTGTGGACAGCTCTCAGAAGCACTACCGGGCCGCCAGTGTCTTCACCTAA